The Exiguobacterium mexicanum genome includes a window with the following:
- a CDS encoding EAL-associated domain-containing protein, with amino-acid sequence MIKLDAVDVMMNPEEVEVTFEPILGAATFQVEGYMVHGQFRGESLTPFFYDDDVPLEYQLDIAKRMERLAAEQLRDATQFVTFRCRSEWILEQGGEAFLAPLRELNFPLHRIYVTLQGTDLVDVSRLSRVVQYYRSSGVKVALDFAESTSIEDIMTVAPEMLLVDLATMVEKKTLSVTYPQMLQTMEYIASRLGAPLLYKSIDHLGQLRYAWRHGGRYYMGSLLGQSDAMPPREAKGMSVLTQEVPSFFLHDQERLKRLYELEFELHKQIHDLVQSGKWSRDKKDEWLLHIAPKLEGTFVRYYLTDQTGFQTSANVYQAQSAWTVDNTYRGYNWSFRPYFIRTMAAMDVRGRGYLSEDYRDFSSNEVTRTFSYPLPDGMFLFADLSEEFLYQNRLLD; translated from the coding sequence GTGATCAAGTTGGACGCAGTGGATGTGATGATGAATCCAGAAGAAGTCGAAGTGACATTTGAACCAATCCTGGGAGCCGCCACCTTCCAAGTAGAAGGTTATATGGTCCATGGACAGTTCAGGGGCGAGTCGCTCACCCCATTCTTTTACGACGATGACGTTCCGCTCGAGTATCAGCTCGATATCGCCAAACGGATGGAGCGTTTAGCGGCCGAACAGTTAAGGGATGCGACGCAATTCGTCACGTTCCGATGTCGGTCAGAGTGGATTCTCGAACAAGGAGGCGAGGCGTTTTTGGCCCCGCTTCGAGAATTGAACTTCCCGCTCCATCGCATTTATGTGACGCTTCAAGGGACGGATCTCGTTGACGTGTCACGCTTGTCACGAGTCGTCCAATATTATCGTTCATCTGGTGTTAAAGTCGCGCTCGACTTCGCAGAATCAACGAGCATCGAAGACATCATGACGGTGGCGCCTGAGATGTTGCTCGTCGATTTGGCGACGATGGTCGAGAAGAAGACGTTATCGGTCACGTATCCGCAAATGCTTCAGACGATGGAATATATCGCTTCCCGTCTCGGGGCTCCGCTCCTCTATAAATCGATCGACCATCTCGGACAGTTGCGTTATGCGTGGCGTCATGGCGGACGTTATTATATGGGAAGTCTCCTCGGGCAAAGCGATGCGATGCCGCCGCGCGAAGCGAAAGGTATGAGCGTATTGACGCAAGAAGTACCGTCGTTCTTCTTACACGATCAAGAGCGATTAAAGCGATTATATGAATTGGAGTTCGAACTCCATAAACAAATCCACGACCTCGTCCAAAGCGGGAAGTGGTCGCGCGATAAGAAAGATGAATGGTTGCTCCATATTGCCCCGAAACTCGAAGGGACGTTCGTCCGTTACTATTTGACGGACCAAACCGGGTTCCAGACGAGCGCAAACGTCTATCAGGCACAGTCCGCTTGGACGGTCGATAACACGTATCGCGGCTATAATTGGAGTTTCCGTCCGTACTTTATTCGGACGATGGCAGCGATGGACGTGCGCGGACGGGGCTACTTGTCCGAGGATTATCGCGACTTCAGTTCGAACGAAGTGACGCGGACGTTCAGTTATCCGTTACCGGACGGCATGTTCTTGTTTGCCGATTTATCTGAAGAGTTCTTATATCAAAATCGACTATTAGATTGA
- the map gene encoding type I methionyl aminopeptidase, which yields MLDYDYDALREIGRIVALARDEMAKAVKPGMTTKQLDEIGQRVLEAEGAASAPITMYEFPGYTCISINEVAAHGIPGDLVIQDGDVVNVDVSAVKDGYYADTGRTVIAGTPKSAKHERLVEVSLTSLEAGLSKVKAGVKVNQIGKAIYADARKNGFTVIRNLAGHGLGRTLHGEPETISNYYSREENDILKEGQVIAVETFISTKDEIVYQSEEDGWSLFTPNNSLVSQFEHTVVVTKDGYEVLTGTFR from the coding sequence ATGTTAGATTATGATTACGATGCATTGCGCGAGATTGGGCGGATTGTCGCCTTGGCTCGCGATGAGATGGCGAAAGCAGTCAAGCCAGGCATGACGACGAAACAGTTGGATGAAATCGGGCAGCGTGTTTTAGAAGCGGAAGGGGCCGCCTCGGCCCCAATCACGATGTATGAGTTCCCGGGTTATACGTGTATCTCCATCAATGAAGTCGCAGCCCATGGGATTCCAGGTGACCTCGTCATCCAAGACGGCGACGTGGTCAACGTCGACGTATCGGCCGTGAAGGACGGCTACTATGCCGACACAGGACGTACGGTCATCGCGGGCACACCGAAATCGGCTAAACACGAGCGGTTGGTCGAAGTGTCATTGACATCGCTCGAAGCGGGTCTCAGCAAAGTGAAGGCGGGCGTCAAGGTCAACCAAATCGGGAAAGCGATTTATGCCGATGCCCGTAAGAACGGCTTCACGGTCATTCGTAACTTGGCGGGCCATGGCCTCGGTCGCACGCTCCACGGTGAGCCGGAGACGATTTCCAACTACTATAGCCGTGAAGAGAACGACATCTTGAAAGAAGGACAAGTCATTGCCGTCGAGACGTTCATCTCGACAAAAGATGAAATCGTCTATCAATCAGAAGAGGACGGTTGGTCGTTGTTCACCCCGAACAACAGCCTCGTCTCCCAGTTCGAGCACACGGTCGTCGTCACGAAAGACGGCTATGAAGTATTGACGGGCACATTCCGTTAA
- a CDS encoding DEAD/DEAH box helicase — protein sequence MTKFQDLQLSEALVKGVLKMGFEEATPIQAETIPVALTGVDVLGQAQTGTGKTAAFGIPTIERIDTKARQVQALVLAPTRELAIQVAEELNKIGEAKRVYALPVYGGQQIDRQIRGLKKNPQIVVATPGRLMDHMKRKTIKLDEIQTVILDEADEMLNMGFVEDIEMILKGLPAERQTLLFSATMPPQIKKIAERFMKSPTIIKVKAKEMTVENINQQFLELREGQKFDTLCRLIDIDSPELSIIFARTKKRVDEVTEALIKRGYTADGLHGDLTQSKRDQVIRRFKNGTIDILVATDVAARGLDISGVTHVYNFDVPQDPESYVHRIGRTGRAGKTGTALTFITPREFGQVKAIERVTNKKMNRRHVPTIAEVLEGNQKQSAEELIERVQAGDFKAYTQLATELLEEYEAVELLAAALRGLTKEPDSTPVEISYAEPVRVKRQGGRNDRGGYRGNRSGGGERRGGGDRGGRSGGGGGYRGKRTGGDDRRRSDDRGPRRPRD from the coding sequence TTGACAAAATTCCAAGATTTACAGTTAAGTGAAGCATTAGTAAAAGGTGTACTCAAAATGGGCTTCGAAGAAGCTACACCGATCCAAGCTGAGACAATTCCTGTCGCACTCACAGGAGTGGACGTATTAGGTCAAGCGCAAACAGGTACAGGGAAAACAGCAGCTTTCGGTATTCCGACAATTGAGCGAATCGACACAAAGGCACGTCAAGTCCAAGCACTTGTTCTTGCACCGACACGTGAACTTGCGATTCAAGTTGCAGAAGAATTGAACAAAATCGGTGAAGCGAAGCGCGTTTACGCACTTCCAGTATACGGTGGCCAACAAATCGACCGCCAAATCCGTGGTTTGAAAAAGAACCCACAAATCGTCGTTGCCACACCGGGCCGCCTCATGGACCACATGAAGCGTAAGACGATCAAACTCGACGAGATCCAAACTGTGATCTTGGACGAGGCAGATGAAATGCTCAACATGGGCTTCGTTGAAGACATCGAGATGATTTTGAAAGGCCTTCCGGCTGAACGTCAAACGCTTCTCTTCTCTGCAACAATGCCACCACAAATCAAGAAGATTGCTGAGCGCTTCATGAAGTCGCCGACAATCATCAAAGTAAAAGCGAAGGAAATGACAGTTGAGAACATCAACCAACAATTCCTTGAATTGCGCGAAGGTCAAAAATTCGATACGCTTTGCCGTTTGATCGACATCGACTCGCCAGAACTCAGCATCATCTTCGCTCGTACGAAGAAACGTGTTGACGAAGTGACAGAAGCACTCATCAAACGTGGTTACACGGCTGATGGTCTTCACGGTGACTTAACGCAATCAAAACGTGACCAAGTCATCCGTCGTTTCAAAAACGGCACGATTGACATCTTGGTCGCGACAGACGTTGCAGCCCGTGGTCTTGATATCTCAGGTGTTACTCACGTTTACAACTTTGACGTCCCACAAGATCCGGAAAGCTACGTGCACCGCATCGGACGTACAGGCCGCGCTGGTAAAACAGGTACAGCCCTTACGTTCATCACGCCACGTGAATTCGGTCAAGTCAAAGCAATCGAACGCGTAACGAACAAGAAAATGAACCGTCGTCACGTACCGACAATCGCAGAAGTGCTCGAGGGCAACCAAAAGCAATCAGCTGAAGAATTGATCGAACGTGTTCAAGCGGGCGACTTCAAAGCTTACACGCAACTTGCGACTGAGCTTCTTGAAGAATACGAAGCAGTCGAGCTTCTTGCAGCGGCACTTCGTGGATTGACGAAAGAGCCAGATTCAACTCCGGTTGAAATCTCGTATGCAGAACCAGTACGCGTCAAACGTCAAGGTGGACGTAACGACCGTGGTGGATACCGTGGAAATCGCAGCGGCGGCGGAGAACGTCGTGGTGGCGGTGACCGTGGTGGACGCAGCGGTGGCGGCGGTGGATACCGTGGCAAACGCACGGGTGGAGACGACCGTCGTCGTTCAGACGACCGTGGCCCACGCCGTCCGCGTGACTAA